TTTCAATTATTTCTTTTGCAATTGAATTTGCCTCAATATCATCCACAGGCAAGTTTTTGTCATACATGAATGCCATGAGGTCGTCAACATTACCATCGTTTTCAAGAATTTGAAGTATGCCTTTTGTCATTTGGTAATCAGCAGTTCGGCTCTGCTCAATAAATATTGTATGCCAAATATTAAGGCGTCCGGTTCGGCCATTATGGTCATCGGTCTTTTCGTATACGAACACGAGCAAGCTATAACCAAGACCGAAAATCTTCTGTCTGGCCGACTTAAACGGGCACGAGGACTGTGGTTGGCGGATAATAGTAACTTTCATGTCCACGGCAAGATTGGGGAAATCGATTCCGGATGCGGAGTTACCTTGTTTGAACTCGAATTTCCCGGCGAGATATTGCATGAACTTGTGTTCCAAATAAGTGCCTACGGCTTTTCCATCAGTCACGCCATAAAGGATGGGTTCGTCATAGGTACTCTCCATTTGAGCAAAACATGCCGCTTCAGCTACGAGTATTTGAACGTCAAGCTTTTTCTTTTTCGGCATAATCTCATCTCATTAATTGCTAAAAGTGATATTAACCTTCGGCTTATAAGGTTTCCGTAAAATATATCAACAGGGAACTAATGTACCATGCCTGCTGTCGATTTTTCACGTTGTGATAATTCATGTCTCATCGTGACATTAGGTTTCTGCATCAGATACATGCGAAATTGATATCGTTCCTTACCGGTGCATTGATTAATATCTGCGCTTAAGGTATTCATATTATATCTACTTGTCAAGCAAAACCTCTCCCTCCCCGGTCTTCCCTTGCTTTTCTCGCGTAAAAGTGTTAAAATACATTTTTATTTTCCTTATAGCACCATGCAGAGCACAGTGAACGCAGCATACTGACACAGGAGCGAATACATGACCGGTATTATCAATATCGAAGGCCGAGAAATACTTGATTCGAGAGGCAATCCCACCGTTGAAGTGGAAGTGGTGCTGGAGTCGGGAGCTATCGGAAGGGCGTGTGTGCCCTCAGGCGCCTCCACCGGTGAAAACGAAGCAGTGGAGCTGCGGGACGGCGACCTGTCCCGCTATGGCGGCAAAGGCGTGCTTAAAGCAGTGGAGAATGTCAATACCATTATAGCGCCGGAGGTTGAGCTTATGGACGCCACCGACCAGGTGGGCATCGACCAGATGATGATCAAGCTCGACGGCACCCCGAACAAATCATTTCTCGGCGCCAACGCGATTCTCGGTGTATCGATGGCTGTGGCCCGCGCCGCGGCGGAAGCGGTAGGTCTCCCGCTATACCAGTACTTTGGCGGAGTCAACGCCAAGCTTCTTCCGGTCCCTATGATGAATATCATCAACGGCGGAAAACACGCCGATAACAATGTCGATCTCCAGGAGTTCATGATCATGCCGCTCGGGGCGGTCAGCTTCCGTGAGGCGCTCCGTATGGGCGCGGAAACCTTCCACGCTCTGAAATCCGTGCTCAAAGATAAAGGCTTGAGCACTGCGGTCGGCGACGAGGGGGGATTTGCCCCGAACCTTAAATCCAACGAGGAAGCTCTTCAGGTCATCATGACTGCAATCGCGAAGGCCGGTTATAAACCCGGCGATGATATCTGCATCGCCCTGGACCCTGCGGCCAGTTCCTTCTTCAATAAGGAGAAGGGCAAATATGTGCTCGTCGGCGAGGGAAACCGTGAGCTGACAAGCGTGGAACTGGTGGAATTTTATGTAAACCTGGTGAATAAGTACCCGATCATATCCATAGAGGATTCCCATGATGAGAACGACTGGGAAGGATTCCGGCTTATGGTGCAGAAGCTCGGAAACCGCATCCAGATTGTCGGCGACGATCTCTTTGTGACCAATACACTGTTCCTCAAGAAGGGCGTCGAACTGAAAGCCGCCAACTCCATTCTCATCAAGGTCAACCAGATCGGGACCATCACCGAGACATTCGATACTATCGAGATGGCCATGAAAGCCGGGTTTACCGCGGTTGTATCGCATCGTTCCGGCGAAACCGAGGATTCGACCATCGCCGACATTGTTGTCGGGAAGAACACCGGGCAGATCAAGAGCGGCTCCGCCAGCCGCTCCGACCGTATCGCCAAGTACAACCAGCTCCTCCGTATCGAGGAAGACCTCGGCAATGCCGCGGTTTTCGCCGGGAAAGAGGCTTTTTATTCGATAAAGTAAAAATCATCACGAGATTCGCCGGTAGGCCTGCCGGTTTTTTCGAAGCCACAGTCAACTTCACAGTAAGGAAATCGTTACAATGGAATATACATTTCCAGATGATCCTTTACATTTCATCCAACGATGTGTGAAGCTTAGAAAGGTTTTATGGACCTATCATGTAAATGTACGCTTGAAAGACCGGTTCATTCCTCGACAGGCTATTGTTGAGTCTCATGAACATTATGAAATCATAGAAAAATATCCAGAAGATAAGTATCTTCCAAGTTATCTTGTATATTCTGAGTTTGGCGGCGATGTTTTTCATTTACTTTTCGCAGTAGACGTAAAAGGTGACAATGTACGGATCATTACCGCCTATCGTCCGAGCCATGACGAGTGGGAAGATGATCTTAAGATAAGGAGATACACCTTATGAAATGCCATGTATGTGGATCCGGATTGAAGCCATTGATCACAGATCTTCCATTCAAAGTAAGTGAGACAACCATCGTGATTCTGAAAGACTTGCCGGTATTGCAGTGCGATAACTGCGGTGAATACTTGCTTGATGATTCCGTGATGAGCCGCGTGGAAGAGATTCTCCAAAATGTTGATGCCGCCGCGGAGCTGGAGATTATCAGCTTTGCGGCTTAATACCAATTCTCATTCAATCGTTACAGGAAGCCCCCTTCCGGCGCTTTCATGAAAATTTATAATGCTCCCCTCGGGAGCATCTTAATCGCCGCAAGCGCTTATGACATCTTTATTCCGGTGGTGAGGACATGCTTG
The genomic region above belongs to Candidatus Latescibacter sp. and contains:
- a CDS encoding restriction endonuclease, which translates into the protein MPKKKKLDVQILVAEAACFAQMESTYDEPILYGVTDGKAVGTYLEHKFMQYLAGKFEFKQGNSASGIDFPNLAVDMKVTIIRQPQSSCPFKSARQKIFGLGYSLLVFVYEKTDDHNGRTGRLNIWHTIFIEQSRTADYQMTKGILQILENDGNVDDLMAFMYDKNLPVDDIEANSIAKEIIENHPNQGYLTISNALQWRLQYGRVIQEAGKIEGIHRVR
- the eno gene encoding phosphopyruvate hydratase; the encoded protein is MTGIINIEGREILDSRGNPTVEVEVVLESGAIGRACVPSGASTGENEAVELRDGDLSRYGGKGVLKAVENVNTIIAPEVELMDATDQVGIDQMMIKLDGTPNKSFLGANAILGVSMAVARAAAEAVGLPLYQYFGGVNAKLLPVPMMNIINGGKHADNNVDLQEFMIMPLGAVSFREALRMGAETFHALKSVLKDKGLSTAVGDEGGFAPNLKSNEEALQVIMTAIAKAGYKPGDDICIALDPAASSFFNKEKGKYVLVGEGNRELTSVELVEFYVNLVNKYPIISIEDSHDENDWEGFRLMVQKLGNRIQIVGDDLFVTNTLFLKKGVELKAANSILIKVNQIGTITETFDTIEMAMKAGFTAVVSHRSGETEDSTIADIVVGKNTGQIKSGSASRSDRIAKYNQLLRIEEDLGNAAVFAGKEAFYSIK
- a CDS encoding DUF4258 domain-containing protein, whose protein sequence is MEYTFPDDPLHFIQRCVKLRKVLWTYHVNVRLKDRFIPRQAIVESHEHYEIIEKYPEDKYLPSYLVYSEFGGDVFHLLFAVDVKGDNVRIITAYRPSHDEWEDDLKIRRYTL
- a CDS encoding type II toxin-antitoxin system MqsA family antitoxin codes for the protein MKCHVCGSGLKPLITDLPFKVSETTIVILKDLPVLQCDNCGEYLLDDSVMSRVEEILQNVDAAAELEIISFAA